TATTTAGCTCTTTTGCCAGTCCTTTAAGGGAACGGGAAATTTCGGATACTTCCTGCTGTCTGTTTTCCGTTTTTCTTATTCCCCTCATAAGCTGGAGGTAGTCAATAATTATAAGGTCAAGCCCTTTTTCACTTTTAAGTCTCCTTGCTTTGGCGCGCATTTCCAGAACAGATATGCCTGGTGTATCGTCAATATAGATTGGTGCTTCTTTTACCGTATCGGCTGCTTCTATAAGTCTGTCAAGCTCTTGAGAAGAAAGGAATCCAGATCGAATTTTATGTAGAGGAACACCGGAAGCCTGTGCCAATAGCCTTGTTATTAATTGTTCTTTTGACATCTCAAGAGAGAAAATGGCTACGCTTTTGCCTCTCTCTATGGCAACGTTGTAGGCTATGGAAAGTGCAAAAGCAGTTTTACCCATGGAAGGTCTTGCGGCTATGATTATAAGGTCTGAATCTTGAAGTCCTGACGTTTTTGTGTCAAGGTCGGAAAAGCCTGTGGGAATACCTGTTACCATTTCCCTTTTTACCGCCAGCTTTTCTATCTCTTCTATTACCGACTGTATAATTTCAGAAACAGGTATTAAGCTGTTTGTTATTCTCTCTTCTGATAGGGCAAAAACCTTTTTCTCTATGTTATCTATGAGAATGTCCGGGTCTGGAGTCTCTTCTATCTTTTTAGGTATCTCTTCCGTGATTTCAAGGATTTTTCTTAGAAGTGCTTTGTCTTTTACTATTTTGCAGGCAGATTCAAACTTTTCATAGTTATCTAGAGCAAACTCTATCATGTAGGAGAGGTATTCTTCGCCGCCCACTTTCTCAAGAAGGCCTCTTTTTTCCAGTTCATCTTTGTAAGATATCTCGTTAAGTTGCTTTTCCGTATAACCTTCACCTAAAAGTATTTTGATAAATTTGAAAAACTCTTTATGCTCTTTTTTGAAGAAATCTTCAGGATTAAGAAGTTCTACCGCTCTAAATACAAAGGACGGCTGAATAATCACCGTTCCAAGAACTTTAAGTTCTGCCTCTATGTCAAAGGGTTTCATGGAATACCTCTTTTAAAATTTCAGTTGTGAAATTTAAGTCCTTTTTCGGCAAACTCAACGGCTTTAAAAATAGCTTTTGCCTTATTGAGTGTTTCTTTTACTTCAAGTTCAGGTTTGGAATCGGCAACTATGCCGGCGCCTGCTTGAACGTAAACTTTATCTTTCCTGACGACAGCTGTTCTTATGGCTATTGCAGTATCCATATTTCCATCGAAAGAGAAATATCCTACCGCACCTGCATAAACGCCTCTTTTGGAAGGTTCCATCTCTTCTATAATTTCCATTGCACGAACCTTTGGGGCGCCTGATACTGTTCCTGCCGGAAAGCACGCTTTCAAAACGTCAAACGCATCAAAGCCTTTTTTAAGCTTTCCTACAACATTTGAAACAATGTGCATAACGTGGGAGTATCTCTCTATGATCATAAGGTCTGTTACTTTTACCGTTCCATTTTTGGCTACTCTACCTACGTCGTTCCTTGCAAGGTCAACAAGCATTATGTGTTCTGCTTTTTCTTTTTCATCTGAAAGTAGTTCTCTTTCCATTGCAAGGTCTTCTTCTTCGGTTTTTCCTCTTCTTCTCGTTCCAGCGATGGGTCTTGTTTCGATCTTTCCGTCGGTTAGTCTTATCAGTACTTCAGGAGATGCACCGACAATCTGAAAGTCATTGTAATCAAGTAGATACATGTAAGGTGATGGATTGATAAATCTCAACGCCCTGTAAAGTGTAACGGCGTCACTTTTAAATGGTTTTTCAAAACGTCTTGACAGAACAACCTGAATAATATCTCCTGCTTTTATGTATTCTTTTGCCTTTTTAACAGCTCCTGCAAATTCGCCGTCTGAAAAGTTTACCTTCCAGTTTCGGGTTACTTTTGCTCCTGTGGCTTCCCTATCTGCCGGAATACTTTCTGTCAGCTGTTTTTCTATTTCATTGATGGATGCTATGGTTTCTTCATAGATTTCTTCTATCGGAGAGTAGTCCCTTTCTATTATGTAACCTATTATTTTCATTGTTTTTGAAACGTTATCAAAAATTATTAAATTTCTTGGTATTGAAAAGACCATATCGTATAACATGGAATCTTCTTTATTCTTTTTCGAAAAGGAGGTTACTCTCGGCTCAAAAAATTTTACGGTATCGTAACCTAAATATCCAAAAAATCCGCCCCACATTCTGGGCAAATTCTTGTCTCTGAAAGGCTTATATCTTTTGAACTCTTCCCTGAGAATTTCCAGGGGATCTGTTTTTATTTCTTTTACCTCTATTCTACCGTTGCGGTTTATTTCTACGAATCTTTCTTTGCTTTTAACAGTAACCAGATTCCCGATACCTATTATTGAATATCTTCCCCACTTTTCGCCGCCCTCGACACTTTCTAACAGTATGTTCGCTCCTATTGGTTTAAGTTTTACAAATGCCGAAAGAGGCGTTTCAAAATCTGCCACTATTTCTCTATATATTGGTATAAGGTTGAATCCTTTTGAGACCAAGCTTTTTACATCTTCCAGTTTCATCTGCGTTCTCCATGGTTAGTTGTAAAATAGAATTATACCTTTTGGTAATGTTAAATCGGGATTACACATGGTTTATGTATAATTAAACTCTGAAATTCTAAACTTTTATTCTTTCAGGGGTTGACGTAATGAAAGATACCATTTTGAAGGCTGCAGATAAGATTTTTTCTACTTATGGTTATCATGAAGCCAAAGTTGCCATGATCGCCCACGAGGCGGGCGTTGCCGTAGGCACTATATACAGATTTTTCAGCGGCAAAGACGAGCTTTACAGAGAAGTCGTCAGGATGAAGCTGTTTGAGATGGAAAAAAGGATAGTCAGTGCTATTTCTGATAAACCGCCGCTTGATGCTTTGAGGGCTTATATTCATGAGGCTTTTAAATTTTTTGAAGAAAATAAAGATTTCTTTAAATTTTTTTTACGTGATGTAGGAACTTTTTCCGTTGCAGATCTTGAAAAATTTGGTTTATCTTTCTGGTATGATAATTTTATAAATAAACTTACTAAAATGATAGAAAAAGGGAAAAAGGAGGGTATTTTCAAAGATTTTGACAGTAAGATTGTTATGCTTTTTCTTTCCGGAGCCGTAAAAAATCTGGTTTATTCAGAGGCTAAGGGACGAATTAAGCAAAATATAAATTCTATAGAAGAGACTATCTTCAAAATTGTAACAGAAGGCATTAAAAGATAATTGTTGAAAGAAATTTGCAATCACTTTCTAATTTCTATAAATTAATATTAGACTAACTTTCAGGAGGAAAATTATGAAAAAGTTTTTTGTTGCTACGGCTGTTATTCTTGCTGCTCTTACTCCGTTGGCTTTTGCCGGTAAAGGTTCAAAGGGCGGTTCTTCCAGGAATGGTGGTGGGAAGAGCATAATGATTCAGAATCATGGTGAAGAGCATCAAATAAGGCAGAGAACGAGAGCAGGAAACTGCACAGGTATGGATAATGCCACTATGAATGGAACGATGAATGGGACAATGAATGGAACAATGAAGAGAATGAAATCCGGTCAGTAATCTTAATTTTAAGTTTTGCATGAGAAGGGGCGGAATTTCCGCCCCTTTTTTTATTTTCCTTCTTCTATAGCATATAATACATCTAACACTTTACAGGGTGGTTGTCATGATAAGCTCTACTAACATTAAAGTTAAAATTCAAAAGATGTTAAAACCTCTTGCGGAAGCTTTTGATACTGTGGGAGTTACTCCGGACATTTTAACGCTTATGGGTTTTTCTCTTTCCCTGATCAGTGCGCTTTTGATATACAGGAGAATGTTTGCAATTGCCGGTTTTGTTTTTCTGTTTGCCGGCGCCTGCGATATGCTGGACGGTATACTGGCACGGGTAAAAGGAAGGGTTACAAAAGCAGGAGCTTTTATGGATTCTTTTTTTGATAGGTATGCTGACTTTTTTCCTCTTGCTGCGTTTGTTGTCCTTGCCGTTGAAGGAAAAGATACAACAATGGCGGTTCTTGGACTTTTATCCATTATGGGTTCATTTGCTACAAGTTATGCCAAGGCAAGAGCTGAATCCCTTGGAGTAGAGTGTAAAGTTGGTTTGATTGAAAGGCCTGAAAGATTTTTTATCATTCTTTTTGCCCTTTTTACAGGATTTGTTGATTCTATGCTACTTTTTTTAGCTCTTTTTTCAAACTTTACTGCTTTTCAAAGATTTTTCTATACTATTAAAATTCTCAAGAGAGAATCTTAAAGTTGAAAAGGCGTTTTTTTTATTTCGTATGTCTGATTATTTTTCTGCTGCTATTTGGCATGGTTTTTTCGTTTGAAACCTCAAGGAAAATGGATGTTTCTTTTTCTGTTAGAAAAGGTGAATCTACCTATGCTGTTATTGATAGATTAGCAAAAGAGCATGTAATAAAGGAACCGTTCATCTCAAAGATTTATGCAAGATTTAATAATGTAAAGGTAAAAGCCGGTAAATATATATTGAATGGTACGTATTCTGATGAAGATATTTTGAAAATTCTTTCCAGAGGGCAGGTTCACTATGTAAAGTTTGTTATTCCGGAAGGTTATGATCTTTTTGATGTTGCCGGTGTTCTTGATTCCCATTTTCCAAATTGCAATAAAGAGCGGTTTTTACGGCTTGCTTTCAATTCTACATTTGTCCGTTTTATGGGTATTAATTCAACATCACTAGAAGGTTTCCTTTTCCCGGATACATATCTTGTCGATAGAGAAGCTACATGCAGCGAGATTGTATCTGGAAT
The sequence above is a segment of the Desulfurobacterium indicum genome. Coding sequences within it:
- the dnaB gene encoding replicative DNA helicase gives rise to the protein MKPFDIEAELKVLGTVIIQPSFVFRAVELLNPEDFFKKEHKEFFKFIKILLGEGYTEKQLNEISYKDELEKRGLLEKVGGEEYLSYMIEFALDNYEKFESACKIVKDKALLRKILEITEEIPKKIEETPDPDILIDNIEKKVFALSEERITNSLIPVSEIIQSVIEEIEKLAVKREMVTGIPTGFSDLDTKTSGLQDSDLIIIAARPSMGKTAFALSIAYNVAIERGKSVAIFSLEMSKEQLITRLLAQASGVPLHKIRSGFLSSQELDRLIEAADTVKEAPIYIDDTPGISVLEMRAKARRLKSEKGLDLIIIDYLQLMRGIRKTENRQQEVSEISRSLKGLAKELNIPVIALSQLSRQVEHRSDKRPQLADLRESGSIEQDADVVMFIHRPEVYKKDPPPEERGIAEIIIAKQRNGPTGTITLSFIKDLTRFENLKETELIKNEEESAEEEPPIIMEESQPSPPPDFTFDEGDEDYGFEF
- the trpE gene encoding anthranilate synthase component I; this encodes MKLEDVKSLVSKGFNLIPIYREIVADFETPLSAFVKLKPIGANILLESVEGGEKWGRYSIIGIGNLVTVKSKERFVEINRNGRIEVKEIKTDPLEILREEFKRYKPFRDKNLPRMWGGFFGYLGYDTVKFFEPRVTSFSKKNKEDSMLYDMVFSIPRNLIIFDNVSKTMKIIGYIIERDYSPIEEIYEETIASINEIEKQLTESIPADREATGAKVTRNWKVNFSDGEFAGAVKKAKEYIKAGDIIQVVLSRRFEKPFKSDAVTLYRALRFINPSPYMYLLDYNDFQIVGASPEVLIRLTDGKIETRPIAGTRRRGKTEEEDLAMERELLSDEKEKAEHIMLVDLARNDVGRVAKNGTVKVTDLMIIERYSHVMHIVSNVVGKLKKGFDAFDVLKACFPAGTVSGAPKVRAMEIIEEMEPSKRGVYAGAVGYFSFDGNMDTAIAIRTAVVRKDKVYVQAGAGIVADSKPELEVKETLNKAKAIFKAVEFAEKGLKFHN
- a CDS encoding TetR/AcrR family transcriptional regulator; protein product: MKDTILKAADKIFSTYGYHEAKVAMIAHEAGVAVGTIYRFFSGKDELYREVVRMKLFEMEKRIVSAISDKPPLDALRAYIHEAFKFFEENKDFFKFFLRDVGTFSVADLEKFGLSFWYDNFINKLTKMIEKGKKEGIFKDFDSKIVMLFLSGAVKNLVYSEAKGRIKQNINSIEETIFKIVTEGIKR
- a CDS encoding CDP-alcohol phosphatidyltransferase family protein, with amino-acid sequence MISSTNIKVKIQKMLKPLAEAFDTVGVTPDILTLMGFSLSLISALLIYRRMFAIAGFVFLFAGACDMLDGILARVKGRVTKAGAFMDSFFDRYADFFPLAAFVVLAVEGKDTTMAVLGLLSIMGSFATSYAKARAESLGVECKVGLIERPERFFIILFALFTGFVDSMLLFLALFSNFTAFQRFFYTIKILKRES
- the mltG gene encoding endolytic transglycosylase MltG; the encoded protein is MKRRFFYFVCLIIFLLLFGMVFSFETSRKMDVSFSVRKGESTYAVIDRLAKEHVIKEPFISKIYARFNNVKVKAGKYILNGTYSDEDILKILSRGQVHYVKFVIPEGYDLFDVAGVLDSHFPNCNKERFLRLAFNSTFVRFMGINSTSLEGFLFPDTYLVDREATCSEIVSGMVSNFNRKVNPLFKTYNPPALVKRALGSVSVKKLLTVASIVEKETSLEPERPIIAGIIYKRLIRKMPLQCDPTVIYAYRLKGIFKKRLNGKDIEKIKSPFNTYLVRGLPPTPICNPGIKSIRAAMYPVNTTFLYFFAVNGKHVFSKTYKEHLRKMRKYYNRHVK